The following proteins are encoded in a genomic region of Poecilia reticulata strain Guanapo linkage group LG11, Guppy_female_1.0+MT, whole genome shotgun sequence:
- the LOC103471926 gene encoding uncharacterized protein LOC103471926, which yields MEEDPAVLESATYLFERNPYSSTLMKYHKGALHKLRGGHLIKIRSYDIVLVGHGREASTGELYLAGYGAEEVARLVSSLKTDTLIDTIGTISLISCNLGNNQIFAMKLLQALRSLNVATKLHLHKTLVSVSSDGEIMSGRGGVWRSHDYSSRVIAELSPTSDLLTRQTFGCAGSVFPFYKGNVLYFKSLKWPRYPQMFVPMELRKKYPSIDCLEGLTWSLFFEENEKRRAPDYIPNNDHLKAVWLEVTEENSIVLKHISNIQDLLVEIRYSAREEVASEQYYVLNDCIYKIHGKNLSTSLVGKFMRTDNEAEIELFRQTFGDQQGESSLLELQQGLKASKFTDFCRQTFQFQQCTYNCERWGRYFMAAVFSASVRNFRTFSLFLMSVIGCEVGHTRGTDSALCTAFVGDDHPMITDQPWPDHLKRGFYGCTVDNYEMAPQNRQIWLDQVVAKENALYIKSKQMMDAVNHNDQTELEIFGKIKVMNKYVFSSYLEYFRGTPEGKKLKRGCTPSFYEN from the coding sequence ATGGAGGAAGACCCTGCTGTGCTTGAATCAGCAACTTATCTGTTTGAGAGGAATCCATATTCCTCCACTTTGATGAAGTACCACAAGGGGGCACTGCATAAGCTAAGAGGTGGTCATTtgattaaaatcagaagttaTGATATTGTACTTGTTGGCCATGGTAGAGAGGCTTCCACAGGAGAACTCTACTTGGCTGGTTATGGTGCAGAGGAAGTTGCTAGATTGGTTTCTAGCCTGAAGACAGACACCCTCATTGATACCATTGGCACCATCAGCCTAATCAGCTGCAACCTTGGAAATAATCAGATCTTTGCCATGAAGCTGCTCCAAGCTCTCCGATCTCTGAATGTGGCAACAAAACTGCACCTACACAAAACACTCGTATCAGTCTCCTCTGATGGGGAGATAATGAGCGGACGAGGGGGTGTCTGGAGGTCCCATGACTACAGCAGTAGAGTCATTGCTGAACTCAGCCCAACAAGTGACCTGTTGACAAGGCAAACATTTGGCTGTGCAGGTTCAGTATTTCCATTCTATAAAGGAaatgttctgtattttaaaagtcTAAAGTGGCCAAGATATCCTCAAATGTTCGTCCCAATGGAGCTGCGCAAAAAGTACCCCTCTATTGACTGCTTGGAGGGGCTCACTTGGAGTTTGTTCtttgaggaaaatgaaaaaagacgCGCTCCAGATTATATCCCCAACAACGACCACCTAAAAGCTGTTTGGCTTGAAGTGACAGAAGAGAACAGCATTGTCCTTAAACATATCTCAAACATACAGGACCTTCTTGTGGAGATCCGCTACAGTGCTAGAGAGGAAGTGGCCTCAGAACAGTATTATGTTCTAAATGACTGCATATATAAAATACATGGGAAAAACTTGAGCACAAGTCTGGTAGGAAAGTTTATGAGGACTGACAATGAAGCTGAAATTGAACTATTTCGTCAGACTTTTGGTGACCAGCAAGGGGAATCTTccctgctggagctgcagcaagGCCTTAAAGCATCCAAATTTACTGACTTCTGCCGCCAGACATTTCAGTTTCAGCAGTGTACCTACAACTGTGAAAGGTGGGGGCGTTACTTCATGGCAGCAGTTTTCTCGGCATCAGTACGCAACTTCCGAACCTTCTCACTTTTTCTGATGAGTGTTATCGGCTGTGAAGTGGGACACACTCGAGGTACTGACAGTGCCCTGTGCACAGCGTTTGTCGGGGATGACCACCCCATGATTACTGATCAGCCCTGGCCTGACCACCTGAAGCGAGGATTCTATGGCTGCACTGTTGACAACTATGAAATGGCACCACAAAACAGACAGATCTGGCTGGATCAAGTTGTTGCGAAGGAAAATGCTCTGTAcattaaatcaaagcaaatgATGGATGCTGTTAATCACAATGACCAAACTGAGTTGGAGATCTTTGGCAAGATTAAAGTCATGAACAAGTATGTGTTTTCATCTTATCTGGAATACTTTCGTGGTACACCTGAAGGCAAGAAACTCAAGAGAGGATGCACTCCCTCATTCTATGAGAACTAA